In Leptolyngbya sp. SIO1E4, one DNA window encodes the following:
- a CDS encoding AhpC/TSA family protein, with translation MNLTQALADYQAQFLAKRPQEVLAVMRQTTEDLAQSGIVNKALTVGDVIPPIELPNAVGDRISVPHLLGQGPVVISFYRGGWCPYCNLELRALQQVLPEIQGLGAQMVAISPETPDSSLSTQEKNALSFQILSDVGNQVAQAFGLVFTLPEVLRPIYEGFGIDIPAHNGDDTFELPIPATYVVKPDGAIAYAFVNTDYTQRLEPQALIPVLKAL, from the coding sequence ATGAATTTGACTCAGGCTCTGGCAGACTATCAAGCCCAATTCCTGGCTAAGCGCCCTCAGGAGGTTCTAGCCGTCATGCGGCAAACCACGGAGGATTTAGCGCAGTCAGGAATTGTCAATAAAGCCCTGACGGTTGGCGATGTGATTCCCCCCATTGAGTTGCCGAATGCGGTGGGCGATCGCATTTCTGTGCCACATCTTTTAGGGCAAGGCCCAGTGGTTATTAGCTTTTATCGAGGCGGCTGGTGCCCCTATTGCAACCTAGAATTGCGGGCACTGCAGCAAGTATTGCCGGAAATTCAGGGACTGGGTGCCCAGATGGTGGCAATCTCCCCAGAAACCCCTGACAGCTCGCTATCTACCCAGGAGAAAAATGCGCTTTCCTTCCAAATTCTCAGCGATGTAGGCAATCAGGTTGCTCAAGCCTTCGGCCTGGTGTTTACCCTGCCTGAGGTGCTGCGCCCGATTTATGAAGGATTTGGAATTGATATCCCCGCCCACAATGGCGATGACACGTTTGAGCTGCCAATTCCAGCCACGTATGTGGTGAAGCCTGACGGGGCGATCGCCTATGCCTTTGTGAATACGGATTACACCCAGCGTCTGGAACCTCAAGCGCTGATCCCGGTGCTGAAAGCCCTTTAA
- a CDS encoding metal-dependent phosphohydrolase produces the protein MLNPNKILCNAFVEELRANYEQAYGGLKTNYADIIAWVGNMGVETIANSDALYHDVEHTIFVTLVGQQILRGKHIREGHVSSEDWLHFTLSLVCHDIGYVKGVCRQDVTSLQIYATGAGDETVQLPEGTTDASLTPYHVDRGKLFVKERFGGHDLLNAEAIRRNVELTRFPVPLDTDHQDTMNYPGLVRAADLIGQLSDPRYLHKIPALFYEFEETGVNQQLGYRHPEDLRLNYPSFYWKTVYPYIKDAIAYLKLTQEGKQILSNLYGHVFEIEHESHPAPLIHKGA, from the coding sequence ATGCTGAACCCCAACAAAATTTTGTGTAATGCCTTTGTCGAGGAATTGCGAGCCAACTATGAGCAGGCTTATGGCGGCCTGAAAACAAATTACGCAGACATTATTGCCTGGGTCGGCAACATGGGAGTAGAAACGATCGCCAACAGCGATGCCCTCTATCACGATGTCGAGCACACCATTTTTGTGACCCTGGTAGGCCAGCAAATTCTGCGCGGCAAGCACATTCGAGAAGGGCATGTTTCCAGTGAAGACTGGTTACACTTCACCCTCTCTCTGGTTTGCCATGACATTGGCTATGTCAAAGGCGTCTGCCGACAGGATGTGACCTCACTGCAAATTTATGCCACCGGGGCTGGAGATGAAACGGTCCAGCTGCCGGAAGGGACGACCGATGCCAGCCTTACCCCCTATCACGTAGACCGCGGCAAGTTGTTTGTGAAAGAGCGGTTTGGGGGGCATGACCTGTTAAATGCGGAGGCCATCAGGCGCAACGTTGAGCTTACTCGCTTTCCTGTGCCCCTGGATACCGATCACCAAGACACCATGAATTACCCAGGGTTGGTGCGGGCAGCTGACCTCATTGGGCAGCTATCAGACCCCCGCTATCTCCACAAAATTCCAGCCCTGTTCTATGAGTTCGAGGAAACTGGGGTTAATCAGCAGCTCGGATATCGTCACCCAGAAGATTTGCGGCTCAACTATCCCAGCTTTTATTGGAAAACCGTGTATCCCTACATCAAGGACGCGATCGCTTATCTGAAGCTGACCCAAGAAGGCAAACAAATTCTCTCGAACCTCTACGGCCATGTTTTTGAGATTGAGCACGAGTCTCACCCGGCGCCTCTGATCCACAAAGGAGCATAG
- a CDS encoding TetR/AcrR family transcriptional regulator, with translation MARPKAFDQETVLSKAMEVFWEKGYEATSMQDLVAAMGIHRGSLYDTFQDKRHLFLAAIAYYNTTVTKAAIAPLQAPGASRSVIEQHIIAFAEQAATDPHRRGCLMTNSIIELATQDPEVAIALRRSLRSVEDAFYRALGRAQDNGEISPDKDIRALAQYLTSSLQGLRVMSKVNPDREALRQTAQLILQVLD, from the coding sequence ATGGCTCGTCCAAAAGCGTTTGACCAAGAGACTGTCTTATCTAAGGCGATGGAAGTCTTTTGGGAAAAAGGCTATGAAGCAACCTCAATGCAAGACCTGGTGGCCGCTATGGGCATTCACCGGGGCAGTTTGTACGACACCTTCCAAGATAAACGCCATCTTTTTCTGGCAGCGATCGCCTATTACAACACCACGGTGACCAAGGCGGCGATCGCCCCTTTGCAGGCCCCAGGTGCCTCTCGATCAGTGATCGAACAGCACATCATCGCGTTTGCAGAACAGGCAGCCACCGATCCCCATCGACGTGGCTGTTTGATGACTAACTCCATTATAGAGTTAGCAACCCAGGATCCAGAGGTGGCGATCGCGCTGCGCAGAAGCCTGAGATCGGTGGAAGATGCCTTTTACCGAGCACTCGGGCGGGCTCAAGACAACGGGGAAATCAGCCCCGATAAAGATATTCGGGCACTGGCCCAGTATTTGACCAGCAGCCTCCAGGGGTTGCGGGTGATGTCTAAGGTCAATCCTGACCGCGAAGCCCTGCGGCAGACCGCACAGCTAATTTTGCAAGTGTTAGATTGA